From the Candidatus Bipolaricaulota bacterium genome, the window CTGTTCGTGGCCATGCCGAGCCAAGAGACGAAGAACGGGGAGTTCCGGGACACGGCCCACCCGATCGACAACGATTTTCGCCTGAAGATGGAGGAGATCATCCTGCGCGCGTATCGGGACGCGGTGGGAGACGATGGTGGGACCAGCCTGAGGGAAGAGATCCCGACAGAGGATGTGACGATTTAGGGCGTAGCCAAGCGGTAAGGCAACGGCCTTTGGAGCCGTGATCGGAGGTTCGAATCCTCCCGCCCTAACACTACATGAACGAGCGACCGATAGAGGAGCTGGCGAAGAAGCTTCGCCTCAAGATTTCTCCCGAGGTGCTGGAGCAGGCGTTCCTGCATAGCTCTTACGTGAACGAGCGGAACGATCCGCGCGGGTCGAACGAGCGGCTCGAGTTCCTCGGGGATGCAGTGATCGATCTTGCGGTGACGAGCTACCTGTACCGCGAGTACCCGGATGCGGACGAGGGGCGGCTGACCAAGGCGAAG encodes:
- a CDS encoding SpoVG family protein, translating into MEITKVEIRPMHNEGNLKAFCSVVFDDVFIVHSVKVIQGKDNLFVAMPSQETKNGEFRDTAHPIDNDFRLKMEEIILRAYRDAVGDDGGTSLREEIPTEDVTI